In Eupeodes corollae chromosome 3, idEupCoro1.1, whole genome shotgun sequence, a single genomic region encodes these proteins:
- the LOC129949683 gene encoding KRR1 small subunit processome component homolog, producing the protein MSDDEGDDNKYTSTEPVENAWALKIPEFKQDHNTHGLVEESSFATLFPKYREKYLKEVWPLVQQVLDESHLKAELDLVEGSMIVKTTRKTWDPFIVIKARDMIKLMARSVPFEQAKRVLEDEIGCDIIKIGSLVRKKDKFVKRRQRLIGPNGATLKSIELLTDCYVLVQGNTVSALGPYRGLQQVREIVTETMNNVHPIYNIKALMIKRELAKDPKLANEDWSRFLPKFKNKNISKRKQPKNKKAKKEYTPFPPEQPESKIDKQLASGEYFLNKEQKQGRKNKEREEKQAASAKKQEEKRSKDFNPPEEPNRKRKADSNDSGKVDVKALKAKLAKANKKMKTK; encoded by the coding sequence atgagtGACGATGAAGGTGACGACAACAAATACACCTCCACCGAACCTGTAGAAAATGCCTGGGCCTTAAAAATCCCCGAATTCAAACAAGATCACAATACTCACGGATTAGTTGAGGAAAGTTCATTTGCCACGCTCTTCCCGAAATATCGTGAAAAGTACCTCAAAGAGGTATGGCCCTTAGTTCAGCAAGTATTGGATGAATCCCATCTCAAAGCGGAACTCGATTTAGTCGAAGGCAGCATGATTGTAAAGACAACTAGAAAAACATGGGATCCTTTCATTGTCATCAAGGCGAGGGATATGATCAAGTTGATGGCCCGCAGTGTTCCCTTCGAACAAGCCAAACGTGTGCTGGAAGATGAGATAGGATGTGATATCATTAAAATTGGAAGCTTAGTGCGAAAGAAGGACAAATTCGTGAAACGAAGACAACGTCTAATCGGTCCCAACGGAGCGACTCTCAAATCCATCGAACTCCTCACAGATTGCTATGTTCTGGTGCAGGGAAACACAGTATCGGCTCTCGGACCGTACAGAGGTCTGCAACAAGTTCGAGAAATTGTCACTGAAACTATGAACAACGTCCATCCTATCTACAATATCAAAGCTTTAATGATCAAACGAGAGCTGGCGAAAGATCCAAAGCTAGCCAACGAAGATTGGTCACGATTCCTGCCCAAGTTCAAGAACAAGAACATCAGCAAACGTAAGCAACCGAAGAACAAGAAAGCCAAAAAGGAGTACACTCCATTCCCGCCAGAGCAGCCTGAGAGTAAGATCGACAAACAACTCGCCTCGGGTGAGTACTTCCTCAACAAGGAACAGAAACAAGGGCGCAAGAACAAGGAACGCGAAGAGAAACAAGCTGCCTCTGCAAAGAAACAGGAAGAAAAGCGTAGCAAAGATTTCAATCCACCTGAAGAACCCAATCGAAAGAGGAAAGCGGACTCCAATGATTCTGGGAAGGTGGATGTTAAGGCTTTGAAGGCCAAGTTGGCAAAAGCAAACAAGAAGATGAAGACGAAATGA
- the LOC129951001 gene encoding uncharacterized protein LOC129951001 has protein sequence MPNSSQTKVTNIPAKSKTKSRINKRQRNRRRNKQKSLNNNQQKGQFKAQTNSVAFSESGQRKGTEIWGEAYANAVRWHGEHQNNFWRHAAEQLENENQMLRQQLNYVANSIKPETQNYYETSDEEYEQKDLIVVKKEEEQQQEDEVDSKYLEFLQVTIKHREELRLKREAADLLEDQEDSTTGDVG, from the coding sequence ATGCCAAATTCATCCCAAACAAAAGTGACAAATATTCCTGCAAAATCTAAAACTAAATCCCGAATAAATAAACGTCAAAGAAATCGTCgtcgaaataaacaaaaatcattaaataacAATCAACAAAAAGGTCAATTTAAAGCACAAACAAATTCAGTGGCGTTCAGTGAGAGTGGCCAAAGAAAGGGAACAGAAATTTGGGGAGAGGCGTACGCGAATGCCGTAAGATGGCACGGAGAGCATCAAAATAATTTCTGGCGACATGCTGCCGAACagcttgaaaatgaaaatcaaatgttgcGGCAACAATTGAATTATGTTGCAAATAGCATTAAACCGGAAACccaaaattattatgaaacatCCGATGAGGAATATGAGCAGAAGGATTTGATTGtcgttaaaaaagaagaagaacaacaacaagaagATGAGGTGGATTCAAAATATTTGGAGTTCCTGCAAGTAACAATAAAACATCGTGAGGAATTGCGATTAAAACGGGAAGCAGCGGATTTGCTGGAAGATCAAGAAGATTCAACAACTGGGGACGTTGGTTAa
- the LOC129950771 gene encoding uncharacterized protein LOC129950771, whose protein sequence is MDFSEFLQQYISEPETQNVEECIVDVKEVKTSSELQLSKNKQKKKKIEFSSEEKKKLASLVETSEAIWKLEHSLHKNNSAVASLWSNIAAEMNKPVEDCKAMWRSLRDSMRYHVTSRNKRKSGSEADLGVPEGETLQEESQEIDWEFAKSMSFLTPLSSQKRRRTFTNSAGTDDSQGDVFATTSAQSSNYAWGYCRRYQY, encoded by the exons atggatttttctgAGTTTTTGCAGCAATACATTTCTGAGCCGGAAACTCAGAATGTTGAAGAATGTATTGTTGATGTGAAAGAAGTGAAGACAAGCAGTGAActtcaactttcaaaaaataaacaaaagaaaaaaaaaattgaattttcttcggaggaaaaaaagaaactggcttCGTTGGTCGAAACCAGTGAAGCCATTTGGAAGTTGGAGCATAgccttcacaaaaataattccgCCGTTGCGAGCCTCTGGAGCAATATAGCTGCAGAAATGAATAAACCAG tTGAAGATTGCAAGGCAATGTGGCGTTCCTTACGTGATAGCATGCGCTACCACGTCACAAGCAGGAACAAGAGGAAGTCGGGTAGTGAGGCCGATCTTGGCGTTCCAGAAGGCGAGACATTACAGGAAGAATCCCAGGAGATAGACTGGGAATTCGCAAAAAGTATGTCCTTCTTGACGCCCCTGTCGTCGCAAAAAAGAAGACG aacATTTACAAATAGTGCTGGAACTGATGATTCTCAAGGGGATGTTTTCGCAACAACATCAGCACAGAGCTCAAACTATGCCTGGGGATATTGTAGAAGATATCAATATTAG